One segment of Streptomyces sp. NBC_00576 DNA contains the following:
- a CDS encoding ABC transporter ATP-binding protein, with translation METNEHGHVIEVTDLRRVYGGGFEAVRGVSFSVGRGEIFALLGTNGAGKTSTVELLEGLAPPNGGRVRVLGHDPYTERAVVRPRTGVMLQEGGFPSELTVGETARMWAGCTSGARPEAEALALVGLERRTDVRVKQLSGGERRRLDLALALLGNPEVLFLDEPTTGLDAEGRRATWELVRELRAGGTTVLLTTHYLEEAEDLADRLAILHEGRIAAAGTPAEVTASQPSRISFELPQGYFVGDLPPLGSLGVSGYEQEGRVVRLRTHELQRAATRLLVWAEGAGVTLRGLDVRSASLEEAFLRIAREASAGVESSVVTEERVA, from the coding sequence ATGGAAACCAACGAACACGGACACGTGATTGAGGTCACTGACCTGCGGCGTGTGTACGGGGGCGGGTTCGAGGCGGTGCGCGGGGTGTCGTTCTCTGTGGGCCGCGGGGAGATCTTCGCCCTGCTGGGCACGAACGGCGCGGGCAAGACGTCGACCGTCGAACTGCTGGAGGGGCTGGCGCCACCGAACGGGGGGCGCGTGCGGGTGCTGGGCCATGATCCGTACACCGAGCGGGCCGTCGTACGGCCGCGTACCGGCGTGATGCTCCAGGAGGGCGGCTTCCCGTCCGAGCTGACCGTCGGCGAGACCGCGCGGATGTGGGCCGGGTGCACGAGCGGGGCACGGCCCGAGGCGGAGGCGCTCGCGCTCGTCGGGCTGGAGCGGCGGACCGACGTACGCGTGAAGCAGCTGTCCGGAGGTGAACGGCGGCGCCTCGACCTCGCGCTCGCGCTCCTCGGCAACCCCGAGGTGCTGTTCCTCGACGAACCGACGACCGGCCTCGACGCCGAAGGGCGCCGCGCCACCTGGGAGTTGGTACGGGAACTGCGCGCCGGCGGTACGACCGTGCTGCTCACCACGCACTACCTGGAGGAGGCCGAGGATCTCGCCGACCGCCTCGCCATCCTCCACGAGGGGCGCATCGCCGCCGCCGGTACGCCTGCCGAGGTGACCGCCTCGCAGCCGTCCCGGATCTCCTTCGAGCTGCCCCAGGGGTACTTCGTGGGCGATCTGCCGCCGCTCGGCTCGCTCGGGGTGAGCGGGTACGAGCAGGAGGGGCGCGTCGTACGGCTGCGTACCCATGAACTCCAGCGCGCTGCAACACGGTTGCTGGTGTGGGCCGAGGGGGCCGGGGTCACGCTGCGGGGGCTGGATGTGCGGTCGGCCTCGCTGGAGGAGGCGTTTCTGCGGATCGCCCGGGAGGCGTCGGCAGGCGTGGAGAGTTCCGTTGTCACTGAGGAGCGTGTCGCGTGA
- the purL gene encoding phosphoribosylformylglycinamidine synthase subunit PurL — MSRTPLDTVEHAAETPDVELPWAELGLKKDEYERVVEILGRRPTGAELAMYSVMWSEHCSYKSSKVHLRQFGEKAPQSDALLVGIGENAGVVDVGQGYAVTFKVESHNHPSYVEPYQGAATGVGGIVRDIIAMGARPVAVVDPLRFGAADHPDTKRVLPGVVAGIGGYGNCLGLPNIGGEVVFDACYQGNPLVNAGAIGVMRHEDIHLAKASGTGNKVILYGARTGGDGIGGASILASETFDDAKPSKRPAVQVGDPFQEKLLIECTLEAFKEKLVVGIQDLGAAGLSCATSELASNGSGGMRVTLDDVPLRDSTLSPEEILMSESQERMCAVVEPEKVDRFLAICDKWDVIATVIGEVTDGDRLEIFWHGGKIIDVDPRTVAHDGPVYERPYARPDWQDALQADDANKLARPATSEELKAQVVQLVSSPNQASKSWITSQYDHFVQGNTVLAQPEDSGMIRIDETTGLGVAIATDGNGRFAKLDPYAGAQLALSEAYRNVATTGAKPLAVSDCLNFGSPEDPAVMWQFAEAVRGLADACQQLGTPVTGGNVSLYNQTGDVAIHPTPVVAVLGVIDDVARRTPVAFQEEGQLLYLLGDTREEFSGSAWSQVVHDHLGGLPPKVDLERERLLAEILISASRDGMIDSAHDLSDGGLIQAVVESALQGGKGARLVVPDGLDAFTLLFSESAGRAVVAVPRSEELRFNDMCGARGLPVTRIGVVDGDEVELQGEFTLTLTELREAHEATIPALLA; from the coding sequence ATGAGCCGGACGCCTCTGGACACGGTCGAGCACGCGGCCGAGACCCCCGACGTCGAGCTGCCCTGGGCCGAACTCGGTCTGAAGAAGGACGAGTACGAGCGGGTCGTGGAGATCCTCGGCCGCCGCCCGACCGGCGCAGAGCTGGCCATGTACTCGGTCATGTGGTCCGAGCACTGCAGCTACAAGTCGTCGAAGGTGCACCTGCGCCAGTTCGGCGAGAAGGCCCCGCAGTCGGACGCCCTGCTCGTCGGTATCGGCGAGAACGCGGGCGTCGTCGACGTCGGCCAGGGCTACGCGGTCACCTTCAAGGTCGAGTCGCACAACCACCCGTCCTACGTCGAGCCCTACCAGGGCGCGGCCACGGGCGTCGGCGGCATCGTGCGCGACATCATCGCGATGGGCGCCCGCCCGGTCGCGGTCGTGGACCCCCTCCGTTTCGGTGCGGCGGACCACCCGGACACCAAGCGCGTCCTGCCGGGCGTCGTCGCGGGCATCGGCGGCTACGGCAACTGTCTCGGTCTCCCCAACATCGGCGGCGAGGTCGTCTTCGACGCCTGCTACCAGGGGAACCCGCTGGTCAACGCCGGTGCGATCGGTGTGATGCGGCACGAGGACATCCACCTGGCGAAGGCGTCGGGCACGGGCAACAAGGTCATCCTGTACGGGGCTCGTACGGGCGGTGACGGCATCGGCGGCGCGTCGATCCTGGCGTCCGAGACCTTCGACGACGCGAAGCCGTCGAAGCGTCCCGCCGTCCAGGTCGGTGACCCCTTCCAGGAGAAGCTGCTCATCGAGTGCACCCTGGAGGCCTTCAAGGAGAAGCTGGTCGTCGGCATCCAGGACCTCGGTGCGGCGGGTCTTTCCTGCGCCACGTCCGAACTGGCGTCGAACGGCTCCGGCGGCATGCGCGTCACCCTCGACGACGTACCCCTTCGTGACTCGACCCTCTCGCCCGAGGAAATCCTCATGAGCGAGTCGCAGGAACGCATGTGCGCGGTGGTCGAGCCGGAGAAGGTCGACCGCTTCCTGGCCATCTGCGACAAGTGGGACGTCATCGCCACGGTGATCGGTGAGGTCACCGACGGCGACCGCCTCGAGATCTTCTGGCACGGCGGCAAGATCATCGACGTCGACCCGCGTACGGTCGCGCACGACGGCCCGGTGTACGAGCGCCCGTACGCCCGCCCGGACTGGCAGGACGCCCTCCAGGCCGACGACGCCAACAAGCTTGCGCGGCCCGCGACTTCGGAGGAGCTGAAGGCGCAGGTCGTCCAGCTGGTGTCGTCCCCCAACCAGGCCTCGAAGTCCTGGATCACCTCCCAGTACGACCACTTCGTGCAGGGCAACACGGTGTTGGCCCAGCCCGAGGACTCCGGGATGATCCGCATCGACGAGACGACCGGCCTCGGCGTCGCCATCGCGACGGACGGCAACGGCCGCTTCGCCAAGCTCGACCCGTACGCGGGCGCCCAGTTGGCGCTGTCGGAGGCGTACCGGAACGTGGCGACGACGGGTGCGAAGCCCCTCGCGGTGTCGGACTGCCTGAACTTCGGTTCGCCCGAAGACCCGGCGGTGATGTGGCAGTTCGCCGAGGCGGTACGTGGACTCGCGGACGCCTGCCAGCAGTTGGGCACCCCGGTGACCGGCGGCAACGTCTCCCTCTACAACCAGACCGGCGATGTCGCCATCCACCCGACGCCGGTCGTGGCAGTCCTGGGCGTCATCGACGACGTGGCGCGTCGCACGCCGGTCGCGTTCCAGGAGGAGGGGCAGCTGCTGTACCTCCTCGGGGACACGCGCGAGGAGTTCAGCGGCTCGGCGTGGTCGCAGGTCGTGCACGACCACCTGGGTGGCCTGCCGCCCAAGGTCGACCTGGAGAGGGAGCGGCTCCTGGCCGAGATCCTGATCTCCGCCTCCCGTGACGGCATGATCGACTCCGCGCACGACCTGTCCGACGGCGGCCTGATCCAGGCGGTCGTCGAGTCGGCGCTGCAGGGCGGGAAGGGCGCGCGTCTCGTCGTACCCGACGGGCTGGACGCCTTCACCCTCCTGTTCTCGGAGTCGGCGGGCCGCGCGGTGGTCGCGGTTCCGCGCTCGGAGGAGCTGCGCTTCAACGACATGTGCGGGGCGCGGGGGCTGCCGGTGACGCGGATCGGCGTCGTCGACGGCGACGAGGTGGAGCTCCAGGGCGAGTTCACCCTGACGCTCACCGAACTGCGCGAAGCGCACGAGGCGACGATTCCGGCGCTGCTGGCGTAG
- a CDS encoding ABC transporter permease, with protein MRALARAESTLFLRNKGTLVAALFVPLVLPVSVRSAISEVDLKEAGLSVGTLVVPAAVGFSLLFAVYAALIGAFVARREELVLKRLRTGELRDIEILTGTALPAAMTGLVQCLLLAVGCTVLLDLEAPSAPQLAVIGLLLGLVTCVALAALTASFSRTTESAQVTSLPLMLLSFIGSGITVPLEMLPDRLASFCELLPLTPTITLVRGAWTGDLSAYEAMGAVLTGLAWTVLSVFAVRRWFRWEPRR; from the coding sequence ATGCGGGCGCTGGCCCGGGCCGAGTCGACGTTGTTCCTGCGGAACAAGGGGACGCTCGTCGCCGCACTGTTCGTGCCGCTGGTGCTGCCGGTCAGTGTGCGGTCGGCCATCTCGGAGGTGGACCTGAAGGAGGCCGGGCTCAGCGTCGGGACGCTCGTCGTGCCCGCCGCGGTCGGCTTCTCGCTGCTCTTCGCCGTGTACGCCGCCCTCATCGGCGCCTTCGTCGCCCGGCGCGAGGAACTCGTACTCAAGCGACTGCGCACCGGTGAGCTGCGCGACATCGAGATACTCACCGGGACGGCACTCCCTGCGGCCATGACAGGCCTCGTACAGTGCCTGCTGCTGGCCGTCGGCTGTACCGTCCTGCTGGACCTCGAAGCACCCTCGGCGCCCCAACTCGCCGTCATCGGGCTGCTGTTGGGCCTGGTGACATGCGTGGCGCTGGCCGCTCTCACCGCCAGCTTCAGCCGGACCACCGAGAGCGCGCAGGTCACCTCGCTGCCGCTGATGCTCCTCTCGTTCATCGGCTCCGGGATCACCGTCCCGCTGGAGATGCTGCCCGACCGGCTCGCCTCGTTCTGCGAGCTGCTCCCGCTGACGCCCACGATCACCCTCGTACGCGGCGCCTGGACCGGCGACCTCTCGGCGTACGAGGCCATGGGCGCCGTACTGACCGGCCTGGCCTGGACCGTCCTGTCGGTGTTTGCTGTACGACGGTGGTTCCGCTGGGAACCGCGGCGGTAG
- the purS gene encoding phosphoribosylformylglycinamidine synthase subunit PurS, translating into MARVVVDVMLKPEILDPQGQAVQRALPRLGFEGVSDVRQGKRFELEVDGPVDDAALARIHDLAESFLANTVIEDFTVKVEEMVGEEK; encoded by the coding sequence GTGGCACGCGTCGTAGTCGACGTCATGCTCAAGCCGGAGATCCTCGACCCCCAGGGCCAGGCGGTGCAGCGTGCACTGCCGCGTCTCGGTTTCGAGGGTGTCTCCGATGTACGTCAGGGAAAGCGATTCGAACTGGAAGTTGACGGACCGGTGGACGACGCCGCGCTCGCCCGCATCCATGATCTTGCGGAATCCTTCCTCGCCAACACCGTGATCGAGGACTTCACCGTGAAGGTGGAGGAGATGGTGGGGGAAGAGAAGTGA
- a CDS encoding sensor histidine kinase, which yields MRRPGNWWGRKSTPAKVETYTRWSFHLFPFVEVTAIGLPLLGQVGARLAPWLFLLVCAHSVLCAVTASRALDWVRGTREQPLRLLAVLGAVTAATGVVALVLATHGPGGEDTKTAAGSLFGGVMSFGAGTLTLGLRSRLRMLSLVAGLAVGSVAVALPLGLPVAAAFGTGLAVLLGAGFISFTYAFSVWLLRAVYELDEARETRARLAVAEERLRFGRDLHDVMGRNLAVIALKSELAVQLSRRERPEAVDQMIEVQRIAHESQREVRDVVRGYREADLGAELLGAQGVLTAAGISCEVTGEAVGLPGEVQSALGWVVREATTNVLRHGDAGWCGVEVRVGDGRVVLTVENDGVGGGGSGGGIGSGTGSGLVGLRERLSAVDGRLEAGVVGAGEDRFRVVATVPLPAGSGSGSGSGSDAGIVVSGVTS from the coding sequence ATGCGCAGGCCCGGGAACTGGTGGGGGCGCAAGAGCACTCCGGCGAAGGTGGAGACGTACACGCGCTGGTCGTTTCATCTGTTCCCCTTCGTCGAGGTCACCGCGATCGGACTGCCCCTCCTCGGGCAGGTGGGGGCGCGGCTCGCGCCCTGGCTGTTCCTGCTGGTGTGCGCGCACTCCGTGCTCTGCGCGGTAACCGCGTCCCGGGCGCTGGACTGGGTCCGCGGGACCCGGGAACAGCCCCTGCGACTGCTGGCCGTGCTCGGCGCCGTCACCGCGGCGACCGGGGTCGTGGCTCTCGTCCTGGCCACCCACGGGCCAGGCGGCGAGGATACGAAGACCGCCGCCGGGAGCCTGTTCGGCGGGGTGATGTCCTTCGGCGCCGGCACCCTCACCCTCGGTCTGCGCAGCAGACTGCGCATGCTGTCTCTGGTGGCCGGGCTGGCTGTGGGCTCGGTCGCCGTGGCCCTCCCGCTGGGCCTCCCGGTGGCCGCGGCCTTCGGCACGGGGCTGGCCGTACTCCTCGGCGCCGGGTTCATCTCGTTCACCTACGCCTTCTCCGTCTGGCTGCTCAGAGCCGTGTACGAACTCGACGAGGCCCGCGAGACCCGGGCCCGGCTCGCCGTCGCCGAGGAACGGCTGCGGTTCGGGCGTGATCTGCACGACGTGATGGGGCGGAACCTGGCGGTGATCGCCCTCAAGAGCGAGCTGGCCGTGCAGCTCTCCCGACGCGAGCGGCCCGAGGCCGTCGACCAGATGATCGAGGTACAGCGGATCGCACACGAGTCGCAGCGGGAGGTACGGGATGTCGTACGGGGGTACCGCGAGGCCGACCTCGGTGCGGAACTCCTCGGTGCGCAAGGGGTGTTGACCGCCGCGGGGATCTCGTGCGAGGTGACCGGGGAAGCGGTCGGGCTGCCTGGTGAGGTGCAGTCGGCGCTCGGGTGGGTGGTGCGGGAGGCGACGACCAACGTGCTGCGGCACGGGGATGCCGGGTGGTGCGGGGTGGAGGTTCGGGTCGGTGACGGGCGGGTGGTGCTGACCGTGGAGAACGACGGGGTCGGCGGTGGGGGTTCCGGTGGGGGCATCGGGTCGGGGACGGGGTCCGGGCTTGTCGGGCTGCGGGAACGGTTGTCGGCCGTCGACGGGCGACTGGAGGCGGGGGTGGTCGGTGCGGGCGAGGACCGGTTCCGGGTGGTCGCCACCGTGCCCCTCCCCGCGGGTTCGGGCTCGGGGTCTGGGTCTGGGTCTGATGCAGGGATCGTTGTGAGTGGGGTCACTTCATGA
- a CDS encoding phosphoribosylaminoimidazolesuccinocarboxamide synthase — protein MSGFVEKPEPLQVPGLVHLHTGKVRDLYQNEAGDLVMVASDRISAFDWVLQTEIPDKGRVLTQLSLWWFDQLADLAPNHVLSTDLPPGAPADWAGRTLICKSLRMMPVECVARGYLTGSGLTEYNVSRTVCGLALPEGLTDGSELPAPIFTPATKAAVGEHDENVSYEEVARQVGAESAAQLRQATLAVYSRARDIARDRGIILADTKFEFGYESTESGERLILADEVLTPDSSRFWPADQWEPGHAQPSFDKQFVRDWLTSSESGWVRASEQPPPPLPQIVTDATRAKYIEAYERLTGLSWT, from the coding sequence GTGTCCGGATTCGTAGAAAAGCCCGAGCCCCTTCAGGTTCCGGGTCTGGTGCATCTGCACACCGGCAAGGTGCGCGACCTGTACCAGAACGAGGCGGGCGACCTCGTGATGGTCGCCAGCGACCGCATCTCCGCTTTCGACTGGGTGCTGCAGACGGAGATCCCCGACAAGGGCCGCGTCCTCACCCAGCTCTCGCTCTGGTGGTTCGACCAGCTCGCCGACCTGGCCCCCAACCACGTCCTGAGCACCGACCTCCCGCCGGGCGCCCCCGCCGACTGGGCGGGCCGCACCCTGATCTGCAAGTCCCTGCGCATGATGCCGGTGGAGTGCGTGGCCCGCGGCTACCTCACCGGCTCCGGCCTCACCGAGTACAACGTCTCCCGTACGGTCTGCGGCCTGGCCCTCCCCGAGGGCCTCACCGACGGCTCCGAGCTCCCCGCCCCGATCTTCACCCCGGCCACGAAGGCCGCGGTCGGCGAGCACGACGAGAACGTGTCGTACGAGGAGGTCGCCCGCCAGGTCGGCGCCGAGTCCGCCGCGCAGCTTCGCCAGGCGACCCTCGCCGTGTACTCCCGCGCCCGCGACATCGCCCGCGACCGGGGCATCATCCTCGCGGACACGAAGTTCGAGTTCGGGTACGAGAGCACCGAGAGCGGCGAGAGGCTGATCCTGGCCGACGAGGTCCTCACCCCGGACTCGTCCCGCTTCTGGCCGGCCGACCAGTGGGAGCCGGGCCACGCGCAGCCCTCGTTCGACAAGCAGTTCGTACGGGACTGGCTCACGTCCTCGGAGTCCGGCTGGGTCCGCGCCAGCGAGCAGCCGCCGCCGCCGCTCCCGCAGATCGTCACCGACGCGACCCGCGCGAAGTACATCGAGGCGTACGAGCGCCTGACGGGCCTGAGCTGGACGTAG
- a CDS encoding histone-like nucleoid-structuring protein Lsr2, which translates to MAQRVVVTLSDDIDGSEAAETIAFGLDGKSYEIDLNQTNAKKLRRALEPYVDAGRKRSRSGKAYKQTEIAPDPSAVRAWALANKFDVPTRGRIPKKVYEAFNAAR; encoded by the coding sequence GTGGCTCAGCGTGTCGTGGTCACACTCTCCGACGACATCGACGGCTCGGAAGCGGCGGAAACGATCGCCTTCGGACTCGACGGCAAGTCGTACGAGATCGACCTGAATCAAACCAATGCCAAGAAACTGCGTAGGGCTCTGGAGCCGTACGTGGACGCCGGCCGCAAGCGCTCGCGCTCCGGCAAGGCGTACAAGCAGACGGAGATCGCCCCCGACCCGTCGGCGGTCAGGGCCTGGGCCCTCGCCAACAAGTTCGACGTGCCGACCCGCGGACGCATCCCCAAGAAGGTGTACGAGGCCTTCAACGCCGCCCGGTAG
- a CDS encoding Uma2 family endonuclease: protein MTAMAERTPEMSVEEFETIASAAPETVTLEFVGGRISVKRTPDGDRSTVVAWLARRCMQARPDLDLYRGKGLRVETYREGRAKPDAVLTPEAHFAGHGEWADPDGALMAVEVTSYDSDTDRRDRHEKPAAYGQSGIPLYLLIDRDSCTVTVHSSPDRKVGGYRDIHTAKFGEKVLLPDPIGIELDTEILKNYVR from the coding sequence GTGACTGCCATGGCCGAGCGCACACCCGAGATGTCGGTGGAGGAGTTCGAAACGATCGCCTCCGCCGCCCCCGAGACCGTGACGTTGGAGTTCGTCGGCGGACGCATCAGCGTCAAGAGAACACCGGACGGGGACCGCAGCACCGTCGTCGCCTGGCTGGCTCGGCGCTGTATGCAGGCCAGGCCCGACCTGGATCTGTACCGGGGCAAGGGGCTCCGGGTGGAGACGTACCGCGAGGGCAGAGCGAAGCCCGATGCCGTGCTCACGCCCGAAGCTCACTTCGCCGGGCACGGCGAGTGGGCCGACCCGGACGGGGCGCTCATGGCCGTTGAGGTCACCTCGTACGACTCCGACACCGACCGCCGGGACCGCCACGAGAAGCCGGCCGCCTACGGCCAGTCCGGCATCCCGCTCTATCTCCTGATCGACCGGGACTCCTGCACCGTCACGGTGCACAGCTCCCCGGACCGGAAAGTCGGCGGCTACCGCGACATCCACACCGCGAAGTTCGGCGAGAAGGTACTCCTCCCCGACCCGATCGGCATCGAGCTCGACACGGAGATCCTCAAGAACTACGTGCGTTGA
- the purQ gene encoding phosphoribosylformylglycinamidine synthase subunit PurQ has product MTARIGVVTFPGSLDDRDTQRAIRLAGAEPVALWHKDKDLKQVDAVVLPGGFSYGDYLRAGAISRFSPVMESVIEQAKSGMPVLGICNGFQILTEAHLLPGAMLGNNHLHFICRDQKLRVENADTAWTADYAAGQEIHIPLKNMDGRYVADEHTLDELEAEGRVVFRYVARGEATDGYGNPNGSLRDIAGISNAAGNVVGLMPHPEHAVEPLIGSGRTDGLPFFTSILKKLVNA; this is encoded by the coding sequence GTGACTGCTCGTATTGGAGTCGTCACCTTTCCGGGTTCCCTGGACGACCGGGACACACAGCGCGCGATCCGCCTCGCGGGTGCCGAGCCGGTAGCTCTCTGGCACAAGGACAAGGACCTCAAGCAGGTCGACGCGGTGGTTCTGCCCGGCGGATTCTCGTACGGCGACTATCTGCGCGCGGGCGCCATCTCCCGTTTCTCGCCGGTGATGGAGTCGGTCATCGAGCAGGCGAAGTCGGGCATGCCGGTCCTCGGCATCTGCAACGGCTTCCAGATTCTCACCGAGGCGCACCTCCTCCCGGGCGCGATGCTCGGCAACAACCACCTGCACTTCATCTGCCGTGACCAGAAGCTGCGGGTGGAGAACGCGGACACCGCCTGGACCGCCGACTACGCCGCCGGCCAGGAGATCCACATCCCGCTGAAGAACATGGACGGCCGGTACGTCGCCGACGAGCACACGCTCGACGAGCTGGAAGCGGAAGGCCGGGTCGTCTTCCGGTACGTCGCCCGTGGCGAAGCCACTGATGGATACGGCAACCCGAACGGGTCTCTCCGGGACATCGCCGGCATCAGCAACGCCGCCGGGAACGTCGTGGGCCTCATGCCGCACCCCGAGCACGCGGTCGAGCCGCTGATCGGCAGCGGCCGTACGGACGGCCTCCCCTTCTTCACCTCGATCCTCAAGAAGCTGGTCAACGCATGA
- a CDS encoding response regulator transcription factor: MSGVRLLLADDEHLIRGALAALLGLEDDLVVVAEAATGPEALAMARAHRPDVAVLDLEMPGADGVKVATSLRAELPECRVLIVTSHGRPGHLKRALAAGVRGFVPKTVSAQRLAEIIRTVHAGNRYVDPELAADAISAGDSPLTAREAEVLELAADGAPVAEIAERAALSQGTVRNYLSSAVSKLGAENRHAAVRLARLRGWV, encoded by the coding sequence ATGAGCGGTGTACGGCTGCTGCTCGCCGACGACGAGCACCTCATCCGGGGTGCGCTGGCCGCGCTGCTCGGCCTGGAGGACGACCTCGTGGTGGTCGCCGAGGCTGCCACCGGGCCCGAGGCGCTGGCCATGGCCCGGGCGCACCGGCCCGACGTCGCGGTGCTCGACCTTGAGATGCCGGGCGCGGACGGTGTGAAGGTCGCCACATCGCTGCGGGCCGAACTGCCCGAGTGCCGGGTGCTGATCGTGACCAGTCACGGCCGCCCGGGGCATCTGAAGCGGGCGCTTGCGGCGGGTGTGCGGGGGTTCGTCCCCAAGACCGTCAGTGCCCAGCGGCTCGCCGAGATCATCCGTACCGTGCACGCCGGAAACCGTTACGTCGACCCCGAGTTGGCCGCCGACGCGATCTCCGCCGGGGACTCCCCGCTGACCGCGCGCGAGGCCGAGGTGCTCGAACTCGCCGCCGACGGCGCACCGGTCGCGGAGATCGCGGAACGGGCCGCGCTGTCACAGGGGACCGTACGGAACTATCTGTCGTCGGCCGTCTCGAAACTCGGGGCGGAGAACCGGCACGCGGCTGTGCGGCTCGCACGGCTTCGGGGTTGGGTATAG
- a CDS encoding N,N-dimethylformamidase beta subunit family domain-containing protein has protein sequence MGSQPIRRWESGALAHAVTDPFGLGPVPWLRGSETYFDDTGHVVPWYVDPLDPTPAPTARAQGTARVPAPRTAPPTTGGPRAADDVHRQIKGFASTGPAAPGESIDFHITVDPPQEFAVDIYRIGHYGGDGAAKITTSPRLSGIVQPPPLTADRTVSCHHWWLSWRLQIPTYWNIGAYVAVLTTVDGYRSHIPFTVRDNHPADLLLLLPDITWQAYNLYPEDGRTGASLYHAWDKDGRLLGEADAATTVSFDRPYAGAGLPLHVGHAYDFIRFAERYGYDLAYADARDLHAGRVDPTRYRGLVFPGHDEYWSTSMRRTTELARENGTSLVFLSANTMYWQVELGPSPSGVPDRLLTCRKRRGPGKSALWREIDRPEQQLIGIQYAGRVPEPTPLVVRNADHWMWEATGAHDGDEIDGMVAGEADRYFPRTQLPEHDDRILLAHSPYADSEGALRHQETSLYRAPSGSLVFASGTFAWSPSLDRPGHVDPRVQRATANLLDRICKRD, from the coding sequence ATGGGGTCGCAGCCGATCCGACGCTGGGAGTCGGGAGCACTCGCGCACGCCGTCACGGATCCCTTCGGCCTGGGCCCGGTCCCCTGGCTCCGAGGCAGCGAGACCTACTTCGACGACACCGGCCACGTGGTCCCCTGGTATGTCGACCCCTTAGACCCCACACCCGCCCCCACCGCCCGAGCCCAAGGCACCGCCAGAGTCCCCGCCCCCCGCACCGCACCCCCCACGACCGGCGGCCCCCGCGCCGCCGACGACGTGCACCGTCAGATCAAGGGGTTCGCCTCCACCGGCCCGGCCGCCCCCGGCGAATCGATCGATTTCCACATCACCGTCGATCCGCCGCAAGAGTTCGCCGTGGACATCTACCGGATCGGCCACTACGGCGGAGACGGCGCTGCGAAGATCACGACGAGCCCCCGCCTCTCGGGCATCGTCCAGCCCCCGCCGCTCACCGCCGACCGCACCGTCTCCTGCCACCACTGGTGGCTGTCCTGGCGCCTGCAGATCCCGACGTACTGGAACATCGGGGCATACGTCGCCGTCCTCACCACTGTCGACGGCTACCGCTCCCACATCCCCTTCACGGTCCGCGACAACCACCCGGCGGACCTGCTGCTCCTCCTGCCGGACATCACCTGGCAGGCGTACAACCTCTACCCGGAGGACGGCCGCACCGGCGCGAGTCTCTACCACGCCTGGGACAAGGACGGCCGGCTCCTCGGCGAGGCCGACGCCGCGACCACCGTCTCCTTCGACCGCCCGTACGCCGGCGCGGGCCTCCCTCTCCATGTGGGCCACGCCTACGACTTCATCCGCTTCGCCGAGCGCTACGGCTACGACCTCGCCTACGCCGACGCCCGCGACCTGCACGCCGGCCGCGTCGACCCCACCCGCTACCGGGGCCTGGTCTTCCCGGGCCACGACGAGTACTGGTCCACGTCGATGCGTCGCACCACCGAACTCGCCCGCGAGAACGGCACATCCCTCGTCTTCCTCTCCGCCAACACCATGTACTGGCAGGTGGAGCTGGGCCCGTCCCCGTCGGGCGTCCCGGACCGCCTCCTCACCTGCCGAAAGCGGCGCGGCCCCGGAAAGTCGGCCCTGTGGCGCGAGATCGACCGCCCCGAGCAGCAGTTGATCGGCATCCAGTACGCGGGCCGGGTCCCCGAGCCCACTCCCCTGGTCGTCCGCAACGCCGACCACTGGATGTGGGAGGCGACCGGCGCCCACGACGGCGACGAGATCGACGGCATGGTGGCCGGCGAGGCCGACCGCTACTTCCCGCGCACCCAGCTCCCCGAGCACGACGACCGCATCCTCCTCGCGCACTCCCCGTACGCCGACAGCGAAGGCGCCCTCCGTCACCAGGAGACCTCCCTCTACAGGGCGCCCTCCGGCTCCCTGGTCTTCGCGTCCGGAACGTTCGCATGGTCCCCGTCCCTGGACCGCCCCGGCCACGTGGACCCCAGGGTCCAGCGGGCCACCGCGAACCTCCTGGACCGCATCTGCAAACGGGACTGA